A section of the Salmo trutta chromosome 4, fSalTru1.1, whole genome shotgun sequence genome encodes:
- the LOC115191787 gene encoding ATP-binding cassette sub-family E member 1 gives MSEKNTRIAIVNHDKCKPKKCRQECKKSCPVVRMGKLCIEVTAQSKIVWISESLCIGCGICIKKCPFGALSIVNLPSNLEKETTHRYCANSFKLHRLPIPRPGEVLGLVGTNGIGKSTALKILAGKQKPNLGKYDAPPDWQEILTYFRGSELQNYFTKILEDDLKAIVKPQYVDQIPKTVKGTVGSILSRKDDSKTETIVCEQLDLTHLRERNVEDLSGGELQRFAIAVVCIQRADIFMFDEPSSYLDVKQRLRAAVTIRSLISPDRYIIVVEHDLSVLDYLSDFICCLYGVPSAYGVVTMPFGVREGINIFLDGYVPTENLRFREISLVFKVAETANEEEIKRMCHYQYPHMKKNMGDFALEILEGEFTDSEIMVMLGENGTGKTTFIRMLAGRLKPDEGGEVPILNVSYKPQKISPKFKGSVRALLHEKIRDAYTHPQFVTDVMKPMQIESIIDQDVQNLSGGELQRVAMALCLGKPADVYLIDEPSAYLDSEQRLVCAKVIKRFILHAKKTAFVVEHDFIMATYLADRVIVFDGIPSRSTAANTPQTLLAGMNKFLSQLEITFRRDPNNFRPRINKMNSIKDCEQKKSGNYFFLDD, from the exons ATGTCGGAGAAAAACACCAGAATCGCCATTGTGAACCATGACAAATGCAAGCCAAAGAAATGCCGGCAAGAGTGCAAGAAGAGTTGCCCTGTGGTTCGGATGG GCAAACTGTGCATAGAAGTCACAGCTCAGAGCAAAATTGTGTGGATTTCCGAATCGCTCTGTATTGGATGTGGCATCTGTATCAAG AAATGTCCATTTGGGGCCTTGTCTATTGTCAACTTGCCAAGCAACCTTGAGAAAGAGACAACTCACAGATACTGTGCCAACTCCTTCAAGTTGCATAG ATTACCCATTCCCAGACCTGGAGAGGTTCTGGGACTTGTAGGCACCAACGGAATCGGGAAATCCACGGCCCTGAAAATTCTGGCTGGAAAACAGAAGCCTAACTTGGGGAAGTACGAT GCTCCACCAGACTGGCAGGAGATCCTGACCTACTTCCGTGGCTCTGAGCTCCAGAACTACTTTACCAAGATCCTGGAGGATGACCTGAAGGCCATCGTCAAGCCCCAGTACGTCGACCAGATCCCCAAGACTGTCAAG GGGACTGTGGGCTCCATTCTGAGCAGGAAAGATGACTCCAAGACGGAGACCATCGTCTGTGAGCAGCTTG atCTGACTCATCTCAGGGAGAGGAATGTGGAGGACCTATCAGGAGGAGAGCTGCAGCGCTTTGCCATCGCTGTGGTCTGCATCCAGAGAGCAGACAT CTTCATGTTTGACGAGCCGTCCAGTTACCTGGATGTGAAGCAGCGCCTAAGAGCTGCCGTCACCATCCGCTCCCTCATCTCCCCAGACAG ATACATCATAGTGGTGGAACACGACCTGAGTGTGCTGGACTACCTGTCTGACTTCATCTGCTGTCTGTACGGAGTGCCCAGCGCCTATGGAGTGGTCACTATGCCCTTTGGAGTTAGAGAAG GCATCAACATCTTCCTGGACGGCTATGTGCCCACGGAGAATCTGCGCTTCAGGGAGATATCGCTGGTGTTCAAG GTGGCGGAGACGGCCAACGAGGAGGAGATCAAGAGGATGTGCCACTACCAGTACCCCCACATGAAGAAGAACATGGGAGACTTTGCCCTGGAGATCCTGGAGGGAGAGTTCACCGACTCTGAGATCATGGTCATGCTGGGAGAGAACG GGACGGGCAAAACCACGTTCATCAGAATGCTGGCTGGCCGTCTGAAACCAGATGAAGGGG GGGAAGTGCCTATCCTGAACGTCAGCTACAAACCCCAAAAGATCAGCCCCAAATTCAAA ggtAGTGTGCGGGCTCTGCTCCATGAGAAGATCCGAGACGCCTACACTCACCCCCAATTTGTGACTGACGTCATGAAGCCTATGCAGATTGAGAGCATCATCGACCAGGAC GTCCAGAACCTGTCTGGAGGAGAGTTGCAGAGGGTGGCCATGGCCCTGTGTCTGGGGAAACCAGCTGATGTCTACCTGATAGACGAGCCCTCTGCCTACCTGGACTCTGAGCAGCGTCTCGTGTGCGCCAAGGTCATCAAAAG ATTCATCCTCCACGCCAAGAAGACTGCATTTGTGGTGGAGCACGACTTCATCATGGCCACCTACCTGGCTGACCGTGTCATCGTGTTCGACGGTATTCCCTCGCGAAGCACCGCTGCCAACAC GCCACAGACCTTACTCGCTGGGATGAACAAGTTCCTATCACAGCTGGAGATCACGTTCAGGAGAGACCCCAACAACTTCCGACCAAGGATCAACAAGATGAATTCCATAAAG GATTGTGAACAGAAGAAGAGTGGGAACTACTTCTTCCTGGATGACTAA